Proteins encoded by one window of Chromobacterium violaceum ATCC 12472:
- a CDS encoding bifunctional ADP-dependent NAD(P)H-hydrate dehydratase/NAD(P)H-hydrate epimerase — translation MDGGPILSLEALRRLEKAAAGDGLDLMRRAALAAADWVTRHCPPASSLLVCAGPGNNGGDALYAALELQKRGHPLTVLQPVAPASDACRAARLQAESAGIAILAELPDNAPTPALLIDGLFGIGLSRPLDASWQDLIARLNRLDCARLALDCPSGLDAYTGHALGAAIRADHTLTFLCHKPGLFGGPGADFAGRVELAALDCPAALYPEAEGELNRPSAAALARSRDSHKGSYGSVSVIGGAPGMLGAALLAGRSALAGGAGKVYLCALDDRLPVDPAAPELMMRPADESADIPAADVLAIGPGLGQQELAERLLELAISRACPLVLDADALNLLAVRRDLAARIAARGAPTVLTPHPAEAARLLKLDTREIQADRVGHARRLAALFNCVVVLKGAGSLIARPDGYYRVNDSGGPELASAGQGDVLTGLVAALLAQGLDAFDAASLAARLHGLAGDGYRAESGGPIGLTASATVPRLSRALNHLHAEG, via the coding sequence ATGGACGGCGGCCCGATCCTGAGCCTGGAAGCGCTGCGCCGGCTGGAGAAGGCCGCCGCCGGCGACGGCCTGGACCTGATGCGCCGCGCCGCGCTGGCCGCCGCGGACTGGGTCACCCGCCACTGCCCGCCCGCCTCTTCGCTGCTGGTCTGCGCCGGCCCCGGCAACAACGGCGGCGACGCGCTGTACGCGGCGCTGGAGCTGCAGAAGCGCGGCCATCCGCTGACGGTCCTGCAACCCGTCGCGCCGGCCAGCGACGCATGCCGTGCCGCCCGCCTCCAGGCCGAAAGCGCGGGCATCGCCATCCTGGCGGAGCTCCCCGACAATGCGCCGACGCCGGCGCTGCTGATAGACGGCCTGTTCGGCATCGGCCTGTCCCGGCCGCTGGACGCGTCCTGGCAAGACCTGATCGCCCGGCTGAACCGGCTGGACTGCGCCAGGCTGGCGCTGGACTGCCCGAGCGGGCTGGACGCCTACACCGGGCATGCCCTGGGCGCGGCGATCCGCGCCGACCACACGCTGACTTTCCTCTGCCACAAGCCGGGTCTGTTCGGCGGCCCCGGCGCGGATTTCGCCGGCCGGGTGGAACTGGCGGCGCTGGATTGCCCCGCCGCCCTGTACCCGGAAGCAGAAGGCGAGCTCAACCGCCCGTCAGCGGCGGCGCTCGCCCGTTCCCGCGACAGCCACAAGGGCAGCTACGGCTCGGTGTCGGTCATCGGCGGCGCGCCCGGCATGCTGGGCGCGGCGCTGCTCGCCGGGCGCAGCGCGCTGGCAGGCGGCGCCGGCAAGGTCTACCTGTGCGCGCTGGACGACAGGCTGCCCGTCGATCCGGCCGCGCCGGAACTGATGATGCGCCCGGCGGACGAGTCGGCGGACATCCCCGCCGCCGACGTGCTGGCCATCGGCCCCGGCCTGGGGCAACAGGAGCTGGCCGAGCGGCTGCTGGAACTGGCGATCTCCCGCGCCTGTCCGCTGGTGCTGGACGCCGACGCGCTCAATCTGCTTGCCGTCCGCCGCGACCTGGCCGCCCGCATCGCGGCGCGCGGCGCGCCCACCGTGCTGACGCCCCACCCAGCCGAGGCGGCGCGGCTGCTGAAGCTGGACACGCGGGAAATCCAGGCCGATCGCGTTGGCCATGCCCGGCGCCTGGCCGCCCTCTTCAACTGCGTGGTGGTCTTGAAGGGCGCGGGCAGCCTGATCGCGCGGCCGGACGGCTATTATCGCGTCAACGACAGCGGGGGGCCGGAACTGGCCTCCGCCGGCCAGGGCGACGTGCTGACCGGCCTCGTCGCCGCATTGCTGGCCCAGGGCCTGGACGCCTTCGACGCGGCCTCGCTGGCGGCGCGGCTGCACGGCCTGGCCGGCGACGGCTACCGCGCCGAAAGCGGCGGCCCGATCGGACTGACCGCGTCCGCCACCGTTCCGCGCCTCAGCCGCGCGCTCAACCATCTGCACGCCGAAGGCTGA
- the rapZ gene encoding RNase adapter RapZ codes for MRLILISGLSGSGKSVALRALEDSGFYCVDNLPATMLPEAMAMYDDFGYQDIAISVDTRSGPSLGALPQVVEGLKTQGIDVRLLFLEAKPETLVKRFSETRRRHPLSGSGITVEESILLEQEMLADVLELGTRIDTSELSANALRSWVRELVDADGNRLTLIFESFGFKHGVPQDADFVFDARCLPNPYYDPQLRPFTGRDEPIIDFFSGNKAVAEMIADIQAMIAKWLPCYGKENRSYLTVAVGCTGGQHRSVYIIENLARAFSDRQVLVRHRQLYREH; via the coding sequence ATGCGCCTGATATTGATTAGCGGCCTGTCCGGCTCCGGCAAGTCGGTGGCGCTGCGCGCGCTGGAGGACTCCGGCTTCTATTGCGTGGACAATCTGCCGGCCACCATGCTGCCCGAGGCGATGGCGATGTACGACGACTTCGGCTACCAGGATATCGCCATCAGCGTCGACACCCGTTCCGGCCCGTCGCTGGGCGCGCTGCCGCAGGTGGTGGAAGGACTGAAAACCCAGGGCATCGACGTGCGCCTGCTGTTCCTGGAAGCCAAGCCGGAAACGCTGGTCAAGCGCTTCTCAGAGACCCGCCGGCGCCATCCGCTGTCCGGCTCGGGCATCACGGTGGAGGAAAGCATACTGCTGGAACAAGAGATGCTCGCCGATGTGCTGGAGCTCGGCACCCGCATCGACACCAGCGAATTGTCGGCCAACGCGCTCAGAAGCTGGGTGCGCGAACTGGTGGACGCGGACGGCAACCGGCTGACGCTGATCTTCGAATCGTTCGGCTTCAAGCACGGCGTTCCCCAGGACGCCGACTTCGTGTTCGACGCCCGCTGCCTGCCCAATCCCTACTACGACCCGCAGCTGCGCCCGTTCACCGGCCGCGACGAGCCCATCATCGACTTCTTCTCCGGCAACAAGGCCGTGGCCGAAATGATAGCCGACATCCAGGCGATGATCGCCAAGTGGCTGCCCTGCTACGGCAAGGAAAACCGCAGCTACCTGACGGTGGCCGTCGGCTGCACCGGCGGCCAGCACCGCTCAGTCTACATCATCGAAAACCTGGCGCGCGCCTTCTCCGACCGCCAGGTGCTGGTCCGCCACCGCCAGCTGTACCGCGAACACTGA
- a CDS encoding flavin prenyltransferase UbiX: MTRKTITVALTGASGLPYGLRLIEILLAAGARVWVLYSQAAQVVAKQEMQLTLPSRPAEMLAWLRERYPAGDGQLEVYGREEWFAPAASGSNPPDAMVVCPCSMGTLAAIRHGMSDNLIERAADVCIKEQRKLVLVPRETPLSAIHLENMLELARLGVVILPPSPGFYTHPKSVDDMVDFVVSRILDQLGVAQTLTPRWGE, translated from the coding sequence ATGACCCGCAAGACCATCACCGTCGCGCTGACCGGCGCCTCCGGCCTGCCCTACGGCCTGCGCCTGATCGAAATCCTGCTCGCCGCCGGCGCGCGGGTATGGGTGCTGTACTCGCAGGCCGCCCAAGTGGTGGCCAAACAGGAAATGCAGCTGACGCTGCCTTCCCGTCCCGCGGAAATGCTCGCCTGGCTGCGGGAGCGCTACCCGGCCGGCGACGGCCAGCTGGAAGTGTACGGCCGCGAGGAATGGTTCGCGCCGGCCGCCTCAGGCTCCAATCCGCCGGACGCGATGGTGGTATGTCCGTGCTCGATGGGCACGCTGGCGGCCATCCGCCACGGCATGAGCGACAACCTGATCGAACGCGCCGCAGATGTCTGCATCAAGGAGCAGCGCAAGCTGGTGCTGGTGCCGCGCGAGACGCCGCTGTCCGCCATCCACCTGGAGAACATGCTGGAGCTGGCGCGCCTGGGCGTGGTGATCCTGCCGCCTTCCCCCGGATTTTATACCCACCCCAAGAGCGTGGACGACATGGTGGACTTCGTCGTCTCCCGCATCCTCGATCAACTGGGCGTAGCGCAGACATTGACGCCGCGCTGGGGAGAGTAG
- a CDS encoding ExbD/TolR family protein has product MDFRRGRGREEPEINFIPLIDVLLVILIFLMVTTTYSHFSELKINLPAAQGEQQQNKTVEIKVAVAADGAMAVGDARLAPGDKAGLLASLKTAAAGKTDVVVVVNADARSTHQSVITVMEAAREAGLSQLTFATQNLK; this is encoded by the coding sequence ATGGATTTTCGTCGCGGCCGAGGCCGGGAGGAGCCGGAGATCAACTTCATCCCGTTGATCGACGTGCTGCTGGTGATCCTGATCTTCCTGATGGTCACCACCACCTATTCGCATTTTTCGGAGTTGAAGATCAACCTGCCCGCCGCGCAGGGCGAGCAGCAACAGAACAAGACCGTCGAGATCAAGGTGGCGGTGGCCGCCGACGGCGCGATGGCGGTAGGCGACGCCAGGCTGGCGCCAGGCGACAAGGCCGGGCTGCTGGCCAGCCTGAAAACCGCCGCGGCCGGCAAGACAGACGTGGTGGTGGTGGTCAACGCCGACGCCAGGTCCACGCATCAATCGGTGATCACCGTGATGGAGGCCGCGCGCGAGGCCGGCCTGTCGCAACTGACTTTCGCCACCCAGAACCTGAAGTGA
- a CDS encoding sensor histidine kinase, whose product MAWITTILGTTGLYFYIHDYNIDQNDFQTQRAAVQSRLSLSLPHGIWQLDDENVRLALDSELSWPSVIAINVKGESGLNLGRTRDANGNLRDMLPNEQPKVDDTLSIPIIYQGKEHLGTATVYLSHDALRAREDQHLITIFAQIILLDGLIFFIMSFNLQRFIFQPLSKLQLALNTAIRAPDASGAQITHLADDEIGGIVNGFNRIVARTAADLVKRTAAEAVAREEKEKAQQAYSQLMATQETLVEAEKMASLGSLVAGVAHEINTPVGITLTAASHLGTATSHITGKLDSGNIKKSDFQSYLETAQECCELILANSERAANLIHSFKQVAVDQTSEARRSFHLHDYLNEVITSLKPRFKHTKVAIDIQCEEDILLDSYPGALAQVLTNLVVNALIHGYESGEIAGTIVIEAHRSDAQHVSMTISDSGKGISPENLGRVFEPFFTTRRGSGGSGLGLNIVYNIVRQRLGGNIEVHSEVGQGTRFTLDMPCIAPTVQHKENVA is encoded by the coding sequence ATGGCATGGATCACCACCATTCTGGGGACGACCGGACTGTATTTCTACATCCATGACTACAATATCGACCAGAACGACTTCCAAACCCAACGCGCCGCCGTGCAATCGCGCCTGTCGCTGTCCCTGCCCCACGGCATCTGGCAGCTGGATGACGAGAACGTCCGCCTGGCGCTGGACAGCGAGCTGAGTTGGCCATCGGTGATCGCCATCAACGTAAAGGGGGAAAGCGGCCTCAACCTGGGCCGCACCCGCGACGCCAACGGCAATCTGCGCGACATGCTGCCCAACGAGCAGCCCAAGGTCGACGACACCCTCAGCATCCCCATCATCTACCAGGGCAAGGAACACCTGGGCACCGCCACCGTCTACCTGTCGCACGACGCGCTGCGCGCGCGCGAAGACCAGCACCTGATCACCATCTTCGCCCAGATCATCCTGCTGGACGGCCTGATCTTCTTCATCATGTCGTTCAACCTGCAGCGCTTCATCTTCCAGCCGCTGTCCAAGCTGCAGCTGGCGCTGAACACCGCGATCCGCGCGCCGGACGCCAGCGGCGCGCAGATCACCCACCTGGCGGACGACGAGATCGGCGGCATCGTCAACGGCTTCAACCGCATCGTCGCACGCACCGCGGCCGACCTGGTGAAACGGACGGCGGCCGAGGCCGTCGCGCGCGAGGAAAAGGAAAAGGCGCAACAGGCCTACAGCCAACTGATGGCGACGCAGGAAACGCTGGTGGAGGCGGAAAAGATGGCCTCGCTGGGCAGCCTGGTGGCAGGCGTCGCCCACGAGATCAATACGCCGGTCGGCATCACGCTGACCGCCGCCTCCCACCTCGGCACCGCCACCTCCCACATCACCGGCAAGTTGGACAGCGGCAACATCAAAAAAAGCGACTTCCAGAGCTACCTTGAAACGGCCCAGGAATGCTGCGAGCTGATCCTGGCCAACTCCGAACGCGCCGCCAACCTGATCCACAGCTTCAAGCAGGTGGCGGTGGACCAGACCAGCGAGGCCCGTCGCAGCTTCCATCTGCACGACTACCTGAACGAGGTGATCACCAGCCTGAAACCACGCTTCAAGCACACCAAGGTCGCGATAGACATCCAGTGCGAGGAGGACATTCTGCTGGACAGCTATCCCGGCGCGCTGGCCCAGGTGCTGACCAATCTGGTGGTCAACGCGCTGATACACGGCTATGAAAGCGGCGAAATTGCTGGCACCATCGTCATCGAGGCCCACCGCAGCGACGCCCAGCACGTGTCGATGACCATCAGCGACAGCGGCAAGGGCATTTCGCCGGAAAACCTCGGCCGGGTGTTCGAACCTTTCTTCACCACCCGCCGCGGCAGCGGCGGCAGCGGTCTTGGCCTCAACATCGTCTACAACATCGTGCGGCAGCGACTGGGCGGCAACATCGAGGTTCACAGCGAAGTTGGACAGGGCACCCGATTCACGCTGGACATGCCCTGCATCGCACCCACCGTCCAGCACAAGGAGAATGTGGCATGA
- the adk gene encoding adenylate kinase, with product MRLILLGAPGAGKGTQANYIREKFGIPQISTGDMLRAAVKAGTPLGLEAKAIMDAGGLVRDDIIIGLVKERIAQDDCANGFLFDGFPRTIPQAEAMIAAGVDIDYVVEIDVPDAAIVERMAGRRVHLASGRTYHVTFNPPKAAGKDDVTGEDLVQRDDDKEETVKKRLAVYHEQTAVLVGFYGKLAESGSAKAPKYVKIDGTRAVETVRDDVLKALGA from the coding sequence ATGCGATTGATCCTGTTGGGCGCGCCCGGCGCCGGCAAAGGCACCCAGGCCAACTACATCCGCGAGAAGTTCGGCATCCCGCAGATCTCCACCGGCGACATGCTGCGCGCCGCGGTCAAGGCCGGCACCCCGCTGGGCCTGGAAGCCAAGGCCATCATGGATGCCGGCGGCCTGGTCCGCGACGACATCATCATCGGCCTGGTCAAGGAGCGAATCGCCCAGGACGACTGCGCCAACGGCTTCCTGTTCGACGGCTTCCCGCGCACCATTCCGCAGGCGGAAGCGATGATCGCCGCCGGCGTCGACATCGACTACGTGGTGGAGATCGACGTGCCGGACGCCGCCATCGTCGAGCGCATGGCCGGCCGCCGCGTGCACCTGGCTTCGGGCCGCACCTACCATGTCACCTTCAACCCGCCCAAAGCGGCCGGCAAGGACGACGTGACCGGCGAGGACCTGGTCCAGCGCGACGACGACAAGGAAGAAACCGTGAAGAAGCGCCTGGCTGTCTACCACGAGCAGACCGCCGTGCTGGTGGGCTTCTACGGCAAGCTGGCCGAGAGCGGCAGCGCCAAGGCGCCGAAGTACGTGAAGATCGACGGCACCCGCGCGGTGGAAACCGTGCGCGACGACGTGCTGAAGGCGCTGGGCGCCTGA
- a CDS encoding DMT family transporter, which yields MSSAHNQKKAYAFGLGAVLAWSTVASAFKLSLQYLSPMQLVLYASAASLLSLLSILAWQGRLPELAAAFRRHWKSSLLLGAVNPFAYYLVLFQAYSLLPAQEAQAINYTWALTMTLLAVPLLKQKLRLQDAMAALVCYLGVLVIGTRGQLLELHFSNQLGVLLALASTLLWAGYWIFNTRDTREPVLGLALNFASSLPLSLAWCAWHGQLTPPAWQGLAGAAYVGALEMGFTFVLWLSAMKLTRSTASIANLIFLSPMASLLLIHLIVGEAILPSTLLGLALILGGLLAQKLPLRRVQPQPLANPPS from the coding sequence TTGTCGTCCGCCCATAACCAGAAAAAAGCCTACGCCTTCGGCCTGGGCGCCGTGCTGGCCTGGTCCACCGTCGCCAGCGCCTTCAAGCTCAGCCTGCAATATCTCAGTCCGATGCAGCTGGTGCTGTACGCCAGCGCCGCCTCGCTGCTGTCGCTGCTGTCCATCCTCGCCTGGCAAGGACGGCTACCCGAGCTGGCCGCCGCCTTCCGCCGCCACTGGAAAAGCTCGCTGCTGCTCGGCGCGGTCAACCCCTTCGCCTACTACCTGGTGCTGTTCCAGGCCTACTCGCTGCTGCCGGCGCAGGAGGCGCAGGCGATCAACTACACCTGGGCGCTGACGATGACGCTGCTGGCCGTGCCGCTGCTGAAGCAGAAGCTGAGGTTGCAGGACGCGATGGCCGCGCTGGTCTGCTATCTGGGCGTGCTGGTGATCGGCACCCGGGGACAGCTGCTCGAACTGCATTTCTCCAACCAGTTGGGCGTGCTGCTGGCGCTGGCCTCGACGCTGCTGTGGGCAGGCTACTGGATATTCAACACCCGCGACACGCGCGAACCGGTGCTGGGACTGGCGCTGAACTTCGCCTCCAGCCTACCCCTGAGCCTGGCCTGGTGCGCCTGGCATGGCCAGTTGACGCCGCCCGCCTGGCAGGGACTGGCCGGCGCGGCCTACGTCGGCGCGCTGGAGATGGGCTTCACCTTCGTGCTGTGGCTGTCGGCGATGAAGCTGACGCGCAGCACCGCCAGCATCGCCAACCTGATCTTCCTGTCGCCCATGGCGTCCTTGCTGCTGATCCACCTGATCGTCGGCGAGGCCATCCTGCCGTCTACGCTGCTGGGCCTGGCGCTGATCCTGGGCGGCCTGCTGGCGCAGAAACTGCCGCTGCGCCGCGTCCAGCCGCAGCCGCTGGCCAACCCGCCGTCCTGA
- the lpxK gene encoding tetraacyldisaccharide 4'-kinase: MRLIEQHWYRPRGWLTALLAPLEGLFALLAAARRQAFRRGWKTSGRLPVPVVVIGNINVGGVGKTPLTLALLRDFAARGVKVGVISRGYGGKAPAPTEVGPDSDPALVGDEPLLLAAAGAPVVVGRDRVAAGRHLLARHPDVELILSDDGLQHYRLARDLEIVVLDGSRGLGSGRLLPNGPLREPPSRLAAVDAVVVNGEGAQLPLPDGLPRFAMTLRPGACHALDDASRARDAAGFAGRKVAALAGIGHPERFFDTLAGQGIAVEQRLSFPDHHAFVPGDIPADADAVIVTSKDAVKLARVIHDAAQRARLWVLPVQATLAPDLCEWILARLKTKHGR; the protein is encoded by the coding sequence ATGCGTCTGATCGAACAACACTGGTACCGGCCGCGAGGCTGGCTGACAGCCCTTCTGGCGCCGCTGGAAGGGCTGTTTGCGCTGCTGGCCGCTGCTCGCCGGCAGGCGTTCCGCCGCGGCTGGAAAACGAGCGGGCGACTGCCGGTTCCGGTGGTGGTGATAGGCAACATCAATGTCGGCGGCGTCGGCAAGACGCCGCTGACGCTGGCGCTGCTGCGCGATTTCGCCGCGCGCGGCGTCAAGGTCGGGGTGATCAGCCGCGGCTACGGCGGCAAGGCGCCGGCGCCGACCGAGGTGGGGCCGGACAGCGACCCGGCCCTGGTCGGCGACGAGCCGCTGCTGCTGGCCGCCGCCGGCGCGCCGGTGGTGGTGGGGCGCGACCGCGTCGCCGCCGGCCGCCATCTGCTGGCGCGGCATCCGGACGTGGAGCTGATTCTCAGCGACGACGGCCTGCAGCATTACCGGCTGGCGCGCGATCTGGAGATCGTCGTGCTGGACGGCAGCCGCGGCCTGGGCAGCGGCCGGCTGCTGCCCAACGGCCCGCTGCGCGAGCCGCCGTCGCGGCTGGCGGCGGTGGATGCCGTGGTGGTCAACGGCGAGGGCGCCCAGTTGCCGTTGCCGGATGGTCTGCCGCGCTTCGCCATGACGCTGCGCCCCGGCGCCTGCCACGCGCTGGACGACGCGTCGCGCGCGCGGGACGCGGCCGGCTTTGCCGGGCGGAAGGTGGCGGCCTTGGCCGGCATCGGCCATCCCGAGCGGTTTTTCGACACGCTGGCGGGGCAGGGCATCGCCGTCGAGCAACGACTGTCCTTCCCCGATCACCACGCGTTCGTCCCCGGCGACATTCCCGCCGACGCCGACGCGGTGATCGTCACCAGCAAGGACGCGGTCAAGCTCGCGCGCGTGATTCATGATGCGGCGCAGCGTGCTAGACTATGGGTTTTGCCGGTTCAGGCCACGCTGGCGCCTGATCTGTGCGAATGGATACTAGCCCGCTTGAAGACGAAACATGGACGCTAA
- a CDS encoding DUF3369 domain-containing protein, with protein MSQQASLPDDDNWLLEDTDGDEAGRPSEVRKPWKVLIVDDEKDVHTATRIALRGISYKERPLELLSAYSGAEAFQMLQQHADIALIMLDVVMESEDAGLRLVHRIREELDNGVVRIVLRTGQPGQAPEQEVILNYDINDYKTKTELTTQKLFTTTIASLRAYENLVSLEKNRQGLAKILESASDLYQLHSLREFASGVLRQISALLDIGTDGILCVRNDNLVGRPELEILAVSGAYEYLAESGDLSNEPHLAAVFQQVFKEKRSIYQHPYDVLYISSRNRREFAVHFMPQWPLDSVERDLLDVFCQRISAAYDNLYLYNQLRSAQEATVVALADLAEFRDTDTGDHVLRVQKLTDAIAEEMVSHNHYPELMTHEFMDMVGMASILHDIGKVATPDHILLKPGKLDPEERAIMEQHATIGAQILAKSAQLVEGASYLSLGSEIAGGHHEHFDGNGYPGKLQGQAIPLSARIVAVVDVFDALLNKRPYKEPWSMEDTMKYINGRSGTQFDPHVVAALSRLVSEDRLPVQFGD; from the coding sequence ATGAGCCAACAAGCCTCTCTTCCCGACGACGACAACTGGCTGCTGGAAGATACCGACGGCGACGAAGCCGGACGGCCGTCCGAGGTGCGCAAGCCCTGGAAAGTGCTGATCGTCGACGACGAAAAGGATGTGCATACCGCCACACGCATCGCGCTGCGCGGCATCAGCTACAAGGAGCGCCCGCTGGAGCTGCTGAGCGCCTACAGCGGCGCCGAGGCCTTCCAGATGCTGCAGCAGCACGCGGACATCGCGCTGATCATGCTGGACGTGGTGATGGAAAGCGAGGACGCCGGCCTCAGGCTGGTGCATCGCATCCGCGAGGAGCTGGACAACGGCGTGGTGCGCATCGTGCTGCGCACCGGCCAGCCCGGCCAGGCGCCGGAACAGGAAGTCATCCTCAACTACGACATCAACGACTACAAGACCAAGACCGAGCTGACCACTCAGAAGCTGTTCACCACCACCATCGCCTCGCTGCGCGCCTACGAGAACCTGGTATCGCTGGAAAAGAACCGCCAGGGCCTGGCCAAGATCCTGGAAAGCGCGTCCGACCTGTACCAGCTGCACTCGCTGCGGGAATTCGCGTCCGGCGTGCTGCGCCAGATCAGCGCGCTGTTGGACATCGGCACCGACGGCATCCTGTGCGTGCGCAACGACAACCTGGTCGGCCGGCCGGAGCTGGAAATCCTGGCGGTGTCCGGCGCCTACGAATACCTGGCCGAGTCCGGCGACCTGTCCAACGAGCCGCACCTGGCGGCGGTGTTCCAGCAGGTGTTCAAGGAAAAACGCAGCATCTACCAGCATCCGTACGACGTGCTGTACATTTCCTCGCGCAACCGCCGCGAATTCGCCGTCCACTTCATGCCGCAGTGGCCGCTCGACTCGGTGGAGCGCGACCTGCTGGACGTATTCTGCCAGCGCATCTCGGCCGCCTACGACAACCTCTACCTGTACAACCAGCTGCGCAGCGCGCAGGAGGCGACGGTGGTGGCGCTGGCCGACCTGGCGGAATTCCGCGACACCGACACCGGCGATCATGTGCTGCGGGTGCAAAAGCTGACCGACGCCATCGCCGAGGAAATGGTCAGCCACAACCATTATCCCGAACTGATGACCCATGAATTCATGGACATGGTCGGCATGGCCAGCATCCTGCACGACATCGGCAAGGTGGCGACGCCTGACCACATCCTGCTCAAGCCCGGCAAGCTGGACCCGGAAGAGCGCGCCATCATGGAGCAGCACGCGACGATAGGCGCGCAGATCCTGGCCAAGTCCGCCCAGCTGGTCGAAGGCGCCAGCTACCTGTCTCTGGGCTCCGAGATCGCCGGCGGCCATCACGAGCACTTCGACGGCAACGGCTATCCCGGCAAGCTGCAGGGCCAGGCCATCCCGCTGTCCGCGCGCATCGTCGCGGTGGTGGACGTGTTCGACGCGCTGCTCAACAAGCGCCCCTACAAGGAGCCCTGGAGCATGGAGGACACGATGAAGTACATCAACGGCCGCTCCGGCACCCAGTTCGACCCGCACGTGGTCGCCGCGCTGAGCCGGCTGGTGAGCGAGGACCGGCTGCCGGTGCAGTTCGGCGACTGA
- a CDS encoding Trm112 family protein has protein sequence MDAKFLEILVCPLCKGPLVFDKSKDELICKGDRLAFPIKDGIPMMLESEARELAPEEEVK, from the coding sequence ATGGACGCTAAATTTCTGGAAATCCTGGTGTGCCCGCTGTGCAAGGGCCCGCTGGTGTTCGACAAGAGCAAGGACGAGCTGATCTGCAAGGGAGACCGCCTGGCGTTCCCGATCAAGGACGGCATCCCGATGATGCTGGAGAGCGAAGCGCGCGAGCTGGCCCCGGAAGAAGAAGTCAAATGA
- the kdsB gene encoding 3-deoxy-manno-octulosonate cytidylyltransferase — MNGFTVVIPARMASSRLPGKPLADIAGKPMVVRVAEQAAKSRAARVVVATDHADILAACAAHGVEAVLTREDHASGTDRLAEVAAKLALPDDALVVNVQGDEPLIQPELINRLAELLAGADAPVATLAHALHDAADHFNPNVVKVALDKHGRALYFSRAPIPYARDAYAADRSALPAGLPVYRHIGMYGYRAGFLAAYAGLEPGPLEQYEALEQLRVLWHGYGIAVALADEAPAAGVDTPEDLERVRRLFA, encoded by the coding sequence ATGAACGGCTTCACGGTGGTGATCCCGGCGCGGATGGCGTCCAGCCGTCTGCCTGGCAAGCCGCTGGCAGACATCGCCGGCAAGCCCATGGTGGTGCGCGTGGCGGAGCAGGCGGCGAAGAGCCGCGCCGCCCGCGTCGTGGTCGCCACCGACCACGCCGACATCCTGGCCGCCTGCGCCGCGCACGGCGTCGAGGCGGTGCTGACGCGCGAAGACCACGCCAGCGGCACCGATCGCCTAGCCGAAGTGGCCGCCAAGCTGGCGTTGCCGGACGACGCGCTGGTGGTCAACGTGCAGGGCGACGAGCCGCTGATCCAGCCTGAGCTGATCAACCGGCTGGCCGAGCTGCTGGCCGGCGCCGACGCGCCGGTGGCGACCCTGGCGCACGCGCTGCACGACGCGGCCGACCATTTCAATCCCAATGTGGTGAAAGTGGCGCTGGACAAGCATGGCCGCGCGCTGTACTTCAGCCGCGCGCCGATTCCCTACGCCCGCGACGCCTACGCCGCCGACCGCTCGGCGTTGCCGGCCGGACTGCCGGTTTACCGCCATATCGGCATGTACGGTTACCGGGCCGGTTTCCTGGCTGCCTATGCAGGCCTGGAGCCGGGGCCGCTGGAGCAATACGAAGCGCTGGAACAATTGCGCGTGCTCTGGCATGGTTACGGCATCGCGGTGGCATTGGCGGACGAGGCGCCGGCCGCCGGCGTGGACACGCCGGAAGACCTGGAACGGGTGCGCCGGCTGTTCGCCTGA
- a CDS encoding PAQR family membrane homeostasis protein TrhA — protein MYRGERFNGYSHLAGTLLAIAGLVVLVVEAAMQRDPWKIVSFSLYGGTLVTLYLISTLYHSFKGRAKAILQKCDHSAIYLLIAGSYTPFALVTLRGAWGWTLFGISWGLALFGIVQELTLGRRTRILSMILYVAMGWLVLIAVKPLIEALEPGGLFWLALGGLLYSAGIYWFLNDEKIRHGHGIWHLFVLGGSICQYLCVLNYVA, from the coding sequence ATGTATCGCGGCGAACGTTTCAACGGCTATTCGCATCTTGCCGGCACCCTGCTGGCGATAGCCGGCCTGGTGGTGCTGGTGGTCGAGGCGGCCATGCAGCGCGATCCGTGGAAGATCGTCAGTTTCAGCCTGTACGGCGGCACCCTGGTGACGCTGTACCTGATCTCGACGCTGTACCACAGCTTCAAGGGCAGGGCCAAGGCCATCTTGCAGAAATGCGACCATTCGGCGATCTACCTGCTGATCGCCGGCAGCTACACGCCGTTCGCGCTGGTGACGCTGCGCGGCGCCTGGGGTTGGACCCTGTTCGGCATCAGCTGGGGACTGGCGCTGTTCGGCATCGTCCAGGAGCTGACGCTGGGGCGGCGCACCCGCATCCTGTCCATGATCCTGTACGTGGCGATGGGATGGCTGGTGCTGATCGCCGTCAAGCCGCTGATCGAGGCGCTGGAGCCGGGCGGACTGTTCTGGCTGGCGCTGGGCGGCCTGCTGTACAGCGCCGGCATCTACTGGTTTCTCAACGACGAGAAAATCCGCCACGGCCATGGCATCTGGCATCTGTTCGTGCTGGGGGGCAGCATCTGCCAGTACCTGTGCGTGTTGAACTACGTCGCCTGA